The Strigops habroptila isolate Jane chromosome 8, bStrHab1.2.pri, whole genome shotgun sequence genome includes a window with the following:
- the LOC115611870 gene encoding zinc finger protein 235-like yields MPQRMDVNVDWDSENNVCDTGEKHSNYSRKTAKQVGHTSSLQKEEDMNYSETCSPCCNSAGPSGKQELPAELQCEDKEYYETYYQKRGESTAGVFIPSSTNSDLQCEDKDLEHCSPEQSEKPQRRLHAENKNTILADVSLEPVPEEALPYGCKKCGSTFQGMSELQEHKRTHLVENSYQCPVCAKEFFRAANLRMHKLIHSSERPHKCPECDKGFIRTADVWRHLRNVHKIERSMVILGNGMARNPWSVVHRNQHTVEYSDQPCAENQKSEEDDCKPYSCPTCGKSFDKPNLLSKHKVIHRQDKPYKCQECGMAFVQLLRLKRHQQTHSGERPFYCEECGGTFTQLASLQRHHRIHTGEKPYSCNYCGHSFTESDTSAGMTGPCVPYASTTAVSETSPNSLLQTGLQTLPGRACVWEVGQAEADSCGLWSSTHLLRFWASSLTCLPCGERGCSSSNYAEPCCPFQKQSSVLKMQPRKSLMRCHILRKCSHTTWVRKR; encoded by the exons ATGCCTCAGAGGATGGATGTGAATGTGGACTGGGACTCTGAGAATAACGTTTGTGACACAGGTGAGAAGCATTCAAATTACTCCCGAAAGACTGCTAAGCAGGTGGGCCACACATCTAGTCTCCAGAAGGAGGAAGACATGAATTACTCAGAGACATGCAGTCCTTGTTGCAACTCTGCTGGACCTTCAGGTAAGCAGGAGCTTCCTGCAGAGTTGCAGTGTGAAGACAAAGAATACTATGAGACCTACTACCAGAAACGAGGTGAGAGTACAGCTGGGGTATTTATTCCCTCCAGTACCAACTCTGACCTGCAGTGTGAAGATAAAGATTTAGAGCACTGTTCCCCTGAGCAGTCTGAGAAACCACAGAGAAGACTACAcgctgaaaacaaaaataccattCTTGCTGATGTCTCCCTGGAGCCTGTCCCTGAGGAAGCTTTGCCATATGGTTGCAAGAAGTGTGGTTCCACTTTCCAGGGTATGAGTGAGCTGCAGGAACATAAGCGAACTCACCTTGTGGAAAATTCATACCAGTGTCCCGTCTGTGCCAAAGAGTTCTTCCGTGCCGCAAATTTGCGAATGCACAAGCTCATTCATTCTAGTGAGAGGCCACACAAATGTCCAGAGTGTGACAAGGGTTTCATTCGCACGGCTGATGTCTGGAGGCACTTGCGCAATGTGCACAAGATAGAGCGCTCCATGGTGATCTTGGGAAATGGCATGGCTAGGAACCCATGGTCAGTAGTGCACCGTAACCAACACACTGTTGAGTACAGTGATCAGCCTTGTGCAGAGAACCAAAAGTCTGAGGAGGATGACTGTAAACCTTATTCCTGTCCAACATGTGGCAAAAGTTTTGATAAGCCTAACCTGCTTTCCAAACACAAGGTAATCCACCGACAAGACAAGCCCTATAAGTGTCAGGAGTGTGGCATGGCATTTGTCCAGTTGCTAAGGCTGAAAAGACACCAGCAGACTCACTCTGGGGAGCGCCCCTTCTATTGCGAGGAGTGTGGAGGGACGTTCACCCAACTGGCATCGCTCCAGCGCCATCACCGCATCCATACTGGAGAGAAGCCCTACTCTTGCAATTACTGTGGTCATTCCTTCACTGAGTCAG ATACCTCTGCTGGGATGACTGGACCCTGTGTACCATATGCGTCCACTACAGCTGTGAGTGAGACTTCTCCAAACTCCCTTCTGCAG ACTGGCCTCCAAACCCTTCCTGGAAGAGCTTGCGTATGGGAGGTTGGACAGGCTGAAGCAGACTCATGTGGACTCTGGAGCAGCACGCACCTTTTACGCTTCTGGGCTTCATCCCTCACCTGCTTACCTTGTGGGGAAAGGGGATGCTCGTCCTCAAACTACGCAGAGCCCTGTTGTCCCTTCCAGAAG